One genomic region from Pseudomonas hormoni encodes:
- a CDS encoding PDR/VanB family oxidoreductase — MSQNNGTLNLRVARIEAVTPEIKRFTLVSPTGAHLPAFSGGSHVVVLIANQQNTLRNPYSLLSSPYDTSSYQIAVRRVDSGRGGSASLHDNVSEGDLIEVTPPVNLFPLIKQARLHLFIAGGVGITPVISQLEELRLSKVPFELHYAVRGEEHAQLGKELQATYGEQVHLYRKGIESRMEIGRVLADRPLGSHVYVCGPDSMIDATLACTRDLGWTDSHVHFERFLEQSSGGEAFSFTLGRSGATIEVSPDQTMLEAVEAAGYSMPYLCRGGACGHCETEVLELDGELLHSDDWLSDEDKVGRKKIMPCVSRAKCNRLVIDL; from the coding sequence ATGAGCCAGAACAATGGCACGTTGAACCTGCGGGTGGCCCGAATCGAAGCGGTGACCCCGGAAATCAAGCGCTTCACCCTGGTGTCGCCGACCGGCGCGCACTTGCCGGCCTTCTCCGGCGGCAGCCACGTCGTGGTGCTGATCGCCAACCAGCAGAACACTTTGCGCAACCCGTATTCGCTGCTGAGTTCACCGTACGACACCAGCAGTTATCAGATTGCCGTGCGCCGCGTGGACAGCGGACGCGGTGGTTCGGCGTCGCTGCACGACAACGTCAGTGAAGGTGACCTGATCGAGGTCACCCCACCGGTCAACCTGTTCCCGCTGATCAAACAGGCGCGCCTGCACCTGTTCATCGCCGGTGGTGTCGGCATCACGCCGGTGATTTCCCAGCTTGAAGAGTTGCGCCTGAGCAAGGTGCCTTTCGAGCTGCATTACGCAGTGCGCGGTGAAGAACATGCGCAGCTCGGCAAGGAGTTGCAGGCCACCTACGGCGAGCAGGTTCACCTGTACCGCAAGGGCATTGAATCGCGCATGGAAATCGGTCGGGTACTCGCCGACCGCCCGTTGGGCAGCCACGTCTATGTGTGCGGCCCGGACAGCATGATCGACGCCACACTGGCCTGCACCCGTGACCTTGGCTGGACCGACAGCCACGTGCACTTCGAGCGGTTCCTCGAACAAAGCAGCGGCGGCGAAGCCTTCAGTTTCACCCTCGGCCGCAGCGGCGCAACGATTGAGGTCTCGCCCGACCAGACCATGCTCGAAGCGGTCGAAGCGGCCGGCTACAGCATGCCGTACCTGTGTCGCGGCGGTGCCTGCGGGCATTGCGAAACCGAAGTGCTGGAACTCGACGGCGAGCTGCTGCACAGCGATGACTGGCTGTCCGACGAAGACAAGGTCGGCCGCAAGAAAATCATGCCCTGCGTATCCCGCGCCAAGTGCAATCGCCTGGTCATCGACCTCTGA